Below is a window of Mycolicibacterium rhodesiae NBB3 DNA.
TGGTTGGCGATGCCGCGATAGTGATCACGCAGTTGTCGCTGGATGCCCTTGAGCCGATCTCGCGATTCCTTGTTGACGACGAAGGAGACGTCGTCGATGAACCGGCGGGCGTTCAGCTTCGCCTCGTTGCGTACCCGCATCATGCGGTTGTCCATGTTCTCTCGGTAGGCGCTGCGGCCCATCAGTAGACCGGCGCCCAGCGACAGCGGGTTGAACATGCCGAGGCCCGCGAACGACGTCATCATGCCGAACATCAGCACACCGCCGTAGGACCCCTGCATGCCCATCGTGAGCTTGCGGACCTTACCGACCGGCTTGGCCTCCAGACTGGCCAGCGATTTGACCTCGCCGAGGCTGGCGCCCATCTCCCGGGCATCGATCTGCGGCATCTTGACCGCGTCGAGACCGGCCTCGGTGAAGGTTCGGCCGACCTCTTCGGCCAGCACCTGGGCGCGTTGGTAGGCCCAGACGAAGTTGTCCCCTACCGCGGTGGCGATCGCGTTCTCCAACTCGGTGCCGATCTCGGCCCAGTGCTGCGTCGGATCGCAGGAGTCGATCTCTTTTTCGATGTGCTGGCTGATGATCCGGAACCGGCCGCGCAGATCGTGATCGATATCGGCTGTGAGATCGGCGATTCCGTCGTTGAGGACCTGCTGCCAGAGCGCTGTCTGCTGCAGCGCGTCGGAGGCTTCCTCCTTGCGACGCTCGAGTTCCGCCTTGAGCCTCTCGCGAACATCGGGATCGTTGAGCGCCGCCAGCTCGGTGTCCACTTTGAGGGTCAGATGTTCTGCGGACGAACGTATCTCGGCGAGGACCTGATCGCGAATGTGGTCGTTCTGCCGGGAGAGCACCTGGTCGCCGAGGAACTTGACGATGGCTCCGAAGTTGGACTCCTCGTTGAGTTCCTTGTCGTTGAGCTGGATCGCGTGGCTGCGCAGCAGCGAGGACGACGGGATGATCGGAATGGGCAAACCCGCGCGATCCAAATGCCCCTTGTTGGTCTCGACGATGGTGCGCCAGTGCGGATACAGGTCGGTCTTGGTGGCGATGATCGTTGCCAGCGGGCAGATTTCGAATGCCTGCCGCATGAAGGTCAATTCGGGTTCGGTGAACTCCTGGCTGGTGTCGCTGCACATCAAGAGCGCGTCGGCATCCGGCAGCAGCCCCAGCGTCGCCGAAAGATGCGGCTGACCGTGCCCGCCGACCCCCGGCGTGTCCACGAACGCCAGTCCGTTCTTGAGCAGGGGGCTGGCGGCGGTGACCTCGACCCGCAGCACCTCGCGCCCGCCCGCCTGCGGGGCGCGGCGCAGGTCGTTTTTGATGTCGGCCATCTCGATGTCGATCGCCTCGGGCTCCGCCCCGTCGGGCCGCGCGACGATCAGCTTCGCCGAGGTGTTCTCGCTGTAGGACACCACGGTCGGCAGCACCGTGCTCTCGTCGTCGCCGACGCGGGACACCGGGACGTTCAGCAGCGAGTTGAGCAGCTGACTCTTGCCCTGCTTGAGCTGCCCGGCGATCACCACCCGGATCTGCGGGTCGGTGATCCGAGCCTTGGCCCTCGCCAGGCGTTCGACCAGATCACCGCGCTCATTCGTATCGGCGATCTTGCTGGTGTGGTCGATCAGCTCGACGATCACCTTCACCGGTCTGGCCGGCTCGCCGGCCTTGCGGGGATCACTTGGCTGCGTCATGTGGTCTTTCGGTAAACGGGCTATGCCCTAACGGTAGATGCGCCAACTGGCGGGGATCGACTTTCGATCCCCGCCAGTGGCGGTGTTTCGTGCTGCGATCAGAACAGGCTGGCGTCGACCGAGTTGTCGACGTCGATGGAAGTGTCCACCTGGGCCGAGTTGTCGACGGAGCTGTCCACCTGGGCCGAGTTGTCGACGGAGGTGTCCACCGAGTGGTCCTGGCCGGAGTTGTCCACGGTGGCGAAGCCGCCGGAGACATCACCCGACGCATCGCCGTCGACGGTGGTCTGGTTTCCGCCGATGCTGCTGGTGTCGTTGTCGACGATCACAACGCCGCCACCGGAACCGCCGGCCCCGCCCGACGCGTTGCCGCCGTCATTGCCGATGCCGATGAGGCCCCCGCCGCCGTCTCCGCCGACCGCGCCGCCACCGTTGCCGCCGCTCATGTCGTTGTCGTTGATGACGGGTCCGTCGTTGTCCGAGATGACGTCGCCGCCGGCGGTCTGGTCGCCGCTGTCGTCGATGTCGTTGTCCTCACCGATGTTGACGTTCGAGTCGTCGATGTCGCCGGTGTTGACGTTCTCGTTGTCGTCGCCGACCACGTTGCCGTCACCCTCGACGTTGGTGGTGTCGATGTCACCCGCGGTGCCGGTGTTGACCACGCCGCCGTCGGTGGCGGTGTTGGAGGTCTTGTCACCGAGGGTGATGTCACCGAAGTCGAGGTCGAAGTTGCCGACACCCTGCTGCTGGTCCTCGCCCGCCGAGTTGGCGATGTGGGTGTCAGGGCTCATGAAGCGGGTGTCGTTGTGGCTGAGTGTGTCGTTGTTCGACAGCACGTCGGTCTGGCGCTGCGGGGCGAACGCGATGCCGTGGGTCTGGGCAACGGCCTGCTGCAGCCCGTAGACCGGGTCGCCGCCGCCGTGGACGAGTGCCGCAGGCGCCACCGTGGCGGCGACGGCCTGAACCTGGGCCGCAGTCACGTTGGAGACGCCGGCCGCAACCATGGAGCGGCTCGGGTCGGTGATGAACTCCTGTGCCCGAACCGGATCACGGAAGAGGTCGAGGAGCCAGTCGATTACGTTCGTCATTTCTTGTCCTTTGTTCGTGTTGTCACCGGGCTTGTCACCGGCTGCTCCGGTGGACTGATCACCACGTTATGGAGCGGACAACCCCGGTGAAACGGGGTCGCAACCCCTCCCTTTCCAGGTGCCGTCCGGGTTGACACTCGGGGCGCGGTTAGGGGATTAGGGGGTCGTTAGGGGCTGGCTGCGCCATGCCCGGAAAACGAAACTGCGCGGCCCGTTCGGGCCGCGCAGTCGTGGTGGTGATCGGTGGTGGTGATCAGAAGATGTCGAATCCCGACGGATCGGAATCCAGGTCGCCGACCTCGATGATGGTCGCGCCGAAATCGCCGTCGACCGGCACGTCGATCGCCGGGAGATCGTGGATCACCGGCTGGTCGAACTGCAGCGCTGCGTCGTCGGAGGCGACG
It encodes the following:
- a CDS encoding dynamin family protein; the protein is MTQPSDPRKAGEPARPVKVIVELIDHTSKIADTNERGDLVERLARAKARITDPQIRVVIAGQLKQGKSQLLNSLLNVPVSRVGDDESTVLPTVVSYSENTSAKLIVARPDGAEPEAIDIEMADIKNDLRRAPQAGGREVLRVEVTAASPLLKNGLAFVDTPGVGGHGQPHLSATLGLLPDADALLMCSDTSQEFTEPELTFMRQAFEICPLATIIATKTDLYPHWRTIVETNKGHLDRAGLPIPIIPSSSLLRSHAIQLNDKELNEESNFGAIVKFLGDQVLSRQNDHIRDQVLAEIRSSAEHLTLKVDTELAALNDPDVRERLKAELERRKEEASDALQQTALWQQVLNDGIADLTADIDHDLRGRFRIISQHIEKEIDSCDPTQHWAEIGTELENAIATAVGDNFVWAYQRAQVLAEEVGRTFTEAGLDAVKMPQIDAREMGASLGEVKSLASLEAKPVGKVRKLTMGMQGSYGGVLMFGMMTSFAGLGMFNPLSLGAGLLMGRSAYRENMDNRMMRVRNEAKLNARRFIDDVSFVVNKESRDRLKGIQRQLRDHYRGIANQTTRSLNESLQATIASAKLEENERDTRVKELERQLNILKQVTDHAEKLAVQGT
- a CDS encoding IniB N-terminal domain-containing protein — protein: MTNVIDWLLDLFRDPVRAQEFITDPSRSMVAAGVSNVTAAQVQAVAATVAPAALVHGGGDPVYGLQQAVAQTHGIAFAPQRQTDVLSNNDTLSHNDTRFMSPDTHIANSAGEDQQQGVGNFDLDFGDITLGDKTSNTATDGGVVNTGTAGDIDTTNVEGDGNVVGDDNENVNTGDIDDSNVNIGEDNDIDDSGDQTAGGDVISDNDGPVINDNDMSGGNGGGAVGGDGGGGLIGIGNDGGNASGGAGGSGGGVVIVDNDTSSIGGNQTTVDGDASGDVSGGFATVDNSGQDHSVDTSVDNSAQVDSSVDNSAQVDTSIDVDNSVDASLF